One window of Desulfobacterales bacterium genomic DNA carries:
- a CDS encoding transposase — MPRKTRIDAPGALHHIIVRGINRERIFKDEEDRSNFLGRLGDLIKKANTGCFAWALLDNHAHLLLRTGNTPVAELMRRLLTGYVVSYNRRHDRWGHLFQNRYKSILCQEDSYLLELVRYIHLNPLRAKIVSDMMQLDRYAFSGHSTLMGKQKNDWQDMPYVLRMFGNHMSQARRLYRQFVEKGIELGRRPDLVGGGLVRSLGGWSGVKARRRERALMKGDERILGDSGFVEKVLEQAEETMIRKYQAKSNGLDLDGVARQVADMFDMEIEEVWSAGKNRKLVNARSLLCFWAVRELHLSMTSLARRLNISITAVSNSVSRGERLAKTNGYSIKL, encoded by the coding sequence ATGCCACGTAAAACCAGAATCGATGCGCCAGGTGCTCTTCATCATATTATCGTCAGGGGGATCAATCGAGAGCGGATTTTTAAAGACGAAGAGGATCGCTCCAATTTTCTTGGCCGTCTGGGTGATCTGATAAAAAAGGCAAATACCGGCTGTTTTGCCTGGGCATTGCTCGATAACCATGCCCACCTCTTGCTTCGAACGGGCAATACGCCTGTCGCTGAACTGATGCGAAGACTGCTGACCGGTTATGTGGTCAGCTACAACCGACGTCACGACCGCTGGGGACATCTTTTTCAGAATCGCTATAAGTCCATTTTATGCCAGGAAGATTCCTATCTACTGGAACTGGTTCGGTACATTCATTTAAACCCCCTTCGGGCGAAAATCGTTTCAGATATGATGCAATTGGATCGATACGCTTTCAGCGGGCATAGTACATTGATGGGAAAGCAGAAAAATGACTGGCAGGATATGCCTTACGTTTTACGAATGTTTGGAAACCATATGTCACAGGCCAGGCGACTATATCGGCAGTTTGTTGAAAAAGGTATAGAACTGGGTAGAAGACCGGATCTTGTTGGCGGAGGACTAGTTCGAAGTTTGGGTGGATGGTCCGGGGTAAAGGCGCGTCGTAGAGAACGTGCTTTAATGAAAGGCGATGAGCGGATTTTAGGAGACAGTGGTTTCGTAGAGAAAGTGTTGGAACAGGCAGAAGAGACCATGATCCGAAAATATCAGGCCAAATCGAATGGTCTTGACCTTGACGGGGTCGCGCGACAGGTTGCTGACATGTTCGACATGGAGATCGAAGAAGTCTGGTCGGCGGGAAAGAATCGGAAATTAGTCAACGCCAGAAGCCTGCTCTGTTTCTGGGCGGTTCGTGAGCTTCACCTCAGCATGACTTCGCTGGCCCGGCGGTTAAACATTTCGATTACTGCCGTGAGCAACTCCGTGTCGCGTGGAGAAAGGCTTGCGAAAACCAATGGCTATTCAATAAAACTTTAA